In a genomic window of Methanosarcina horonobensis HB-1 = JCM 15518:
- a CDS encoding DUF1638 domain-containing protein has protein sequence MGSEPMPVLSIIACGMLEDELVHVLSKDCELKQLITVENQDNSGLLHKLKLKNCVPRRAFLDRVPMLLKDEGRPDLKAPAKFLTLFPFFKRMLEKRKLREEKKVTVVVNLLSMGLHANLETLKTEVYKNIREMAPFSDRILIFYGTCGHTFGKMEEDFAELRCPLSFLKDKNGEMIEDCISLALGGNEAYARCMLEFRGMGTIYLTPMWASSWKRLENKAKGRDFNNKYLKNSLYCTAAKIDTGLVNNSEFNANVKEFACKFDMKITDLKGSVEIAEQSYLAARNAVTGK, from the coding sequence ATGGGTAGTGAGCCTATGCCTGTACTTAGCATAATTGCTTGTGGAATGCTTGAAGACGAGCTAGTACATGTATTATCAAAAGACTGTGAACTTAAACAACTAATAACTGTGGAAAATCAGGATAATTCAGGTCTCCTTCACAAACTTAAGTTGAAAAATTGTGTTCCTAGAAGAGCTTTTCTGGATAGGGTTCCAATGCTTCTTAAAGATGAAGGCCGTCCTGATTTAAAAGCACCTGCAAAATTTCTGACATTATTTCCCTTTTTCAAAAGAATGCTTGAGAAAAGGAAACTAAGAGAAGAGAAAAAGGTAACTGTTGTAGTAAACCTTCTTAGCATGGGTTTGCACGCGAATCTTGAGACCTTGAAAACTGAGGTGTACAAAAACATTAGGGAAATGGCTCCTTTTTCTGACAGAATCCTGATTTTTTACGGTACCTGTGGGCATACATTTGGTAAAATGGAAGAAGACTTTGCAGAGCTTAGGTGTCCGCTTTCTTTTCTGAAGGATAAAAACGGAGAGATGATAGAAGACTGCATCAGTTTAGCTCTTGGAGGAAATGAGGCGTATGCCAGATGCATGCTCGAATTCAGAGGAATGGGCACAATTTATCTGACTCCTATGTGGGCTTCGAGCTGGAAGCGGCTGGAAAATAAAGCTAAGGGTCGAGATTTCAATAATAAGTATTTGAAAAACTCTCTTTATTGTACAGCTGCAAAAATAGATACCGGACTTGTGAATAATTCTGAATTTAATGCTAATGTTAAGGAATTTGCCTGTAAATTCGATATGAAAATTACTGACCTTAAGGGAAGTGTAGAAATTGCAGAACAATCTTATCTTGCTGCTCGAAACGCTGTAACTGGAAAATAA
- a CDS encoding PocR ligand-binding domain-containing protein: MRKRIAELEKANQELRAENMALNRDISKHKRAEEGLCKSEHHFRLKLEDNLSPTRKAENLELAEIIDIQAVQSIMDDFYKFAHITMALLDLKGNVLIGVGWQEICTEFHRVHPETCRHCVESDTKLSTGVLPGEFKLYRCKNNMWDIVTPIIVAGQHIGNIFSGQFFFDDELPDYELFLSQARKYGFNEEEYIAALEKVPRLSRETVENSMSFFMKLANMLPQLSHSNIKLAQSLEERDILVDKLEKNSEDFDRAQAVGNIGSWRLNVCKNELTWSDENHRIFGIQKGIPLTYETFLSTVHPDDREYVDKESKAGLKGKPYDIEHRIVVDGKIKWVREKAYPELDKNGALIGGFGITQDITERKQAEDALRVREERLRRMSHAGRIGLYEWNADRELIHFSREAYELYGCDPKSPITYEKWLERVHPDDRKMVERDIAKAHKNARNTPDISARFEFRVMHVNGTVLWLEAMSTYYLEGGDLIARGAVRDITERKRAEEALMRAHDTLEEKVKERTAELEKAYNSLKESERSLAEAQSLAHIGNWDWNLVTGEVHWSGELYRIFGRTPQEFAATYDEFLSYVHSEDRDLVDTALKKAFNGEPSAGGDYRIVLANGEERNVHTYAEVIFDEKNSPIRIKGTVQDITERIKADKALRESEARLRRFYESSIIGVFYYNLDGSITDSNDKLLEIIGYTREDLQAGLIKWDKITPPEYRHLDECATAELRATGVNTPYEKEYFRKDGSRIPIIIGSATFDQERNEGIAFVLDITERKKAEKALVNLEITRKKEIHHRIKNNLQVISSLLDLQADKFDNPKVIEAFHESQNRVISMALIHEELYKGEGTDTLDFSEYLQELAENLFQTYSLNSKNIQLNIDLEENTFFDMDVAVPLGIIVNELVSNSLKHAFPGRDKGEIQIELRREEKGEYKKEGSKITNFILTVSDNGVGIPEIIDIEDIDSLGLQLVTSLVDQLDGELELKRNKGTEFIIRFTVTGKSNQASALQQSIE; encoded by the coding sequence ATGCGAAAACGGATCGCTGAATTGGAAAAAGCCAATCAAGAGTTACGTGCCGAGAATATGGCACTGAACCGGGATATCTCCAAGCACAAAAGGGCTGAGGAGGGACTGTGCAAGAGTGAGCATCACTTCAGGCTGAAGCTTGAGGATAACCTCTCACCTACCAGGAAGGCAGAAAACCTTGAGCTGGCCGAAATTATTGATATTCAGGCAGTCCAGTCCATCATGGATGATTTTTATAAATTTGCTCACATTACCATGGCCTTACTTGATCTCAAAGGCAATGTTCTGATAGGTGTTGGATGGCAGGAGATCTGCACCGAGTTCCATAGGGTTCATCCCGAAACCTGCAGGCACTGCGTAGAAAGTGATACAAAGCTGTCCACAGGCGTTCTTCCGGGAGAGTTTAAGCTCTACAGGTGCAAAAACAACATGTGGGACATAGTAACTCCTATCATTGTTGCCGGCCAGCACATCGGCAATATCTTCTCAGGTCAGTTCTTTTTTGACGACGAGCTTCCGGACTACGAACTCTTCCTATCCCAGGCTAGAAAATATGGCTTTAATGAAGAGGAATACATAGCAGCTTTAGAAAAAGTTCCACGGCTGAGCAGAGAAACTGTTGAAAATAGCATGTCTTTCTTCATGAAACTTGCCAATATGCTCCCACAGCTAAGCCATAGTAACATCAAATTGGCCCAGTCGCTGGAGGAACGAGATATTCTGGTGGATAAACTGGAGAAAAACAGTGAAGATTTCGACCGGGCTCAGGCTGTGGGGAATATAGGAAGCTGGCGTCTGAATGTCTGTAAAAACGAATTAACATGGTCTGATGAGAATCATCGTATCTTCGGAATTCAAAAAGGCATTCCTTTGACCTACGAGACTTTTCTTTCAACGGTTCATCCGGATGACAGGGAATATGTCGACAAAGAATCTAAGGCAGGGTTAAAGGGTAAGCCATACGACATCGAACATCGCATTGTCGTAGACGGTAAGATCAAATGGGTGCGTGAAAAAGCATATCCTGAACTCGATAAAAATGGAGCACTTATCGGCGGTTTCGGCATAACGCAGGATATTACTGAACGCAAGCAGGCCGAGGATGCGTTGAGGGTTAGAGAAGAACGGTTGCGTCGCATGAGCCATGCCGGCCGTATCGGTCTCTATGAGTGGAACGCCGATCGAGAGCTAATCCATTTCAGCCGCGAGGCGTATGAGCTGTACGGGTGCGACCCGAAGTCCCCGATAACTTATGAAAAGTGGCTTGAGAGAGTACATCCGGACGACCGTAAGATGGTTGAGCGCGACATTGCAAAGGCACATAAGAATGCTCGTAATACTCCCGACATTTCTGCGCGGTTCGAGTTTCGTGTAATGCACGTCAATGGGACGGTTCTCTGGCTTGAAGCTATGTCGACGTATTATTTAGAAGGCGGCGACCTGATCGCACGGGGCGCCGTGCGCGACATCACCGAGCGTAAGCGGGCCGAGGAAGCCCTTATGAGAGCACACGACACTTTAGAAGAGAAAGTTAAGGAGCGTACAGCTGAGCTTGAGAAAGCTTATAATTCTTTGAAGGAAAGTGAAAGAAGTCTTGCTGAAGCTCAAAGTTTGGCTCATATTGGAAATTGGGACTGGAACCTTGTGACTGGTGAAGTTCACTGGTCTGGTGAGCTATATCGCATTTTTGGACGTACTCCACAAGAATTCGCCGCAACTTACGATGAGTTTTTAAGTTATGTACATTCCGAAGATCGAGACCTTGTTGATACTGCCCTTAAAAAAGCTTTTAATGGAGAACCTAGTGCAGGTGGTGACTATAGAATAGTTTTAGCTAACGGGGAAGAACGTAATGTCCATACATACGCCGAGGTTATTTTTGATGAGAAAAATTCCCCTATTCGAATAAAAGGAACAGTTCAGGATATTACTGAGCGTATCAAGGCAGATAAAGCACTGCGTGAGAGTGAAGCGCGCCTGCGCAGGTTTTATGAATCCAGTATCATCGGCGTCTTTTACTATAACCTGGATGGTTCGATCACCGATTCCAACGATAAATTGCTGGAGATAATCGGCTACACGCGCGAGGACTTGCAGGCCGGACTGATTAAATGGGATAAGATAACTCCACCGGAGTACCGACATTTGGATGAGTGCGCCACCGCGGAATTGAGAGCAACAGGCGTGAACACGCCCTATGAGAAGGAATACTTTCGCAAAGACGGCTCACGCATACCAATTATTATTGGGTCAGCTACCTTCGATCAGGAGCGTAATGAAGGCATAGCCTTTGTCCTTGACATTACAGAGAGGAAAAAGGCAGAGAAAGCCCTGGTAAACCTTGAGATTACCCGTAAAAAGGAAATACATCACAGGATTAAGAATAACCTGCAGGTCATCTCTTCCCTTCTTGACCTTCAGGCTGATAAGTTCGATAATCCGAAAGTTATTGAAGCCTTCCATGAAAGCCAGAATAGAGTAATATCCATGGCTCTTATCCATGAGGAACTGTACAAAGGTGAAGGAACCGATACACTGGACTTTTCAGAATACCTTCAAGAACTAGCTGAAAATCTTTTCCAGACTTACAGCCTTAACAGTAAAAATATCCAGCTGAACATAGATCTGGAGGAAAATACATTCTTTGATATGGACGTTGCTGTCCCACTAGGAATAATTGTCAATGAACTCGTTTCCAATTCTCTCAAACATGCATTTCCTGGCAGAGACAAAGGAGAAATCCAAATCGAACTCCGTAGAGAAGAAAAGGGAGAATACAAAAAGGAAGGCAGTAAAATTACCAATTTTATTCTGACAGTTTCAGACAATGGAGTAGGCATTCCTGAAATCATTGATATTGAAGATATTGATAGCCTTGGACTTCAGCTTGTAACTTCCCTTGTAGACCAACTAGATGGGGAACTTGAACTGAAAAGGAACAAGGGTACGGAATTCATTATAAGGTTCACAGTAACAGGAAAAAGTAATCAGGCATCAGCCCTGCAACAATCAATTGAATAA